One Oryza brachyantha chromosome 3, ObraRS2, whole genome shotgun sequence DNA segment encodes these proteins:
- the LOC102708604 gene encoding heat stress transcription factor A-9 isoform X1 has product MGSKKRSPQHPAASDVAASSPAPSVGGSEVSGDAGAPTASGGAVVPKPSEVAPFLTKVYDMVSDPATDKVISWAEGGGSFVIWDSHAFERDLHRHFKHSNFTSFIRQLNTYGFRKVHPDRWEWANEGFIMGQKHLLKTIKRRKKSSQEAPSEIQKATVKTAPGTENIEIGKYGGLEKEVETLKRDKALLMQQLVDLRHYQQTSNLEVQNLIERLQVMEQNQQQMMALLAIVVQNPSFLNQLVQQQQQQRRTSWWNPDGSKKRRFHALEQGPVTDQETSGRGAQIIEYLPTVPETSGQVTPMEGAICSQPVPSPAVATPMDMQTTSNIGDTLGSSEEPFTDNSTLHEWDDSEMQLLFDDNLDPILPPFENDGQVEAPLSIQDYDFPQLEQDCLMEAQYNCNNPQYGNADVITEA; this is encoded by the exons ATGGGCTCTAAGAAGCGGTCCCCTCAGCATCCCGCCGCcagcgacgtcgccgcctcaTCCCCCGCTCCATccgtcggcggcagcgaggtcTCCGGCGATGCTGGCGcaccgacggcgagcggcggggcggtggtgCCGAAGCCGTCGGAGGTGGCGCCCTTCCTGACGAAGGTGTACGACATGGTTTCCGACCCTGCGACCGACAAAGTTATCTCGTGggccgagggcggcggcagcttCGTGATCTGGGACTCGCACGCCTTCGAGCGCGACCTCCACCGGCACTTCAAGCACAGCAATTTCACCAGCTTCATACGCCAGCTCAACACTTAT GGATTTCGTAAAGTTCACCCTGATAGATGGGAGTGGGCCAATGAAGGTTTTATTATGGGCCAAAAACATCTTTTGAAGACCatcaagaggaggaagaagtcTTCTCAGGAAGCACCTAGCGAGATACAGAAGGCTACTGTCAAAACTGCACCTGGCACTGAAAATATTGAGATAGGAAAATATGGTGGCCTCGAAAAGGAGGTTGAAACCCTTAAGAGGGATAAAGCTCTTCTCATGCAGCAGCTCGTAGATCTTAGGCACTACCAGCAAACATCTAACCTTGAAGTTCAGAACCTAATTGAACGGCTTCAGGTAATGGAACAAAACCAGCAGCAGATGATGGCACTTCTAGCGATTGTTGTCCAGAATCCTAGTTTTCTCAATCAGcttgtgcagcagcagcagcagcagagaagAACCAGCTGGTGGAATCCTGATGGAAGCAAGAAAAGGAGGTTCCATGCTCTTGAGCAGGGCCCTGTAACTGATCAGGAGACATCTGGCCGCGGGGCACAAATAATTGAGTATCTTCCTACTGTCCCAGAAACATCTGGTCAAGTAACTCCAATGGAAGGAGCCATTTGTTCACAACCAGTTCCAAGTCCTGCAGTTGCCACACCCATGGACATGCAAACAACGTCTAACATTGGTGATACTCTTGGTTCATCTGAGGAGCCTTTCACTGACAATTCTACATTACATGAATGGGATGATAGTGAAATGCAACTTCTGTTTGATGATAACCTGGACCCCATACTTCCACCATTTGAGAATGATGGCCAAGTCGAGGCTCCTTTGAGTATTCAAGATTATGATTTTCCGCAGCTAGAGCAGGATTGTCTGATGGAAGCACAATATAACTGCAACAACCCTCAATATGGTAATG CTGATGTCATAACCGAAGCTTGA
- the LOC102708604 gene encoding heat stress transcription factor A-9 isoform X2, translated as MGSKKRSPQHPAASDVAASSPAPSVGGSEVSGDAGAPTASGGAVVPKPSEVAPFLTKVYDMVSDPATDKVISWAEGGGSFVIWDSHAFERDLHRHFKHSNFTSFIRQLNTYGFRKVHPDRWEWANEGFIMGQKHLLKTIKRRKKSSQEAPSEIQKATVKTAPGTENIEIGKYGGLEKEVETLKRDKALLMQQLVDLRHYQQTSNLEVQNLIERLQVMEQNQQQMMALLAIVVQNPSFLNQLVQQQQQQRRTSWWNPDGSKKRRFHALEQGPVTDQETSGRGAQIIEYLPTVPETSGQVTPMEGAICSQPVPSPAVATPMDMQTTSNIGDTLGSSEEPFTDNSTLHEWDDSEMQLLFDDNLDPILPPFENDGQVEAPLSIQDYDFPQLEQDCLMEAQYNCNNPQYADVITEA; from the exons ATGGGCTCTAAGAAGCGGTCCCCTCAGCATCCCGCCGCcagcgacgtcgccgcctcaTCCCCCGCTCCATccgtcggcggcagcgaggtcTCCGGCGATGCTGGCGcaccgacggcgagcggcggggcggtggtgCCGAAGCCGTCGGAGGTGGCGCCCTTCCTGACGAAGGTGTACGACATGGTTTCCGACCCTGCGACCGACAAAGTTATCTCGTGggccgagggcggcggcagcttCGTGATCTGGGACTCGCACGCCTTCGAGCGCGACCTCCACCGGCACTTCAAGCACAGCAATTTCACCAGCTTCATACGCCAGCTCAACACTTAT GGATTTCGTAAAGTTCACCCTGATAGATGGGAGTGGGCCAATGAAGGTTTTATTATGGGCCAAAAACATCTTTTGAAGACCatcaagaggaggaagaagtcTTCTCAGGAAGCACCTAGCGAGATACAGAAGGCTACTGTCAAAACTGCACCTGGCACTGAAAATATTGAGATAGGAAAATATGGTGGCCTCGAAAAGGAGGTTGAAACCCTTAAGAGGGATAAAGCTCTTCTCATGCAGCAGCTCGTAGATCTTAGGCACTACCAGCAAACATCTAACCTTGAAGTTCAGAACCTAATTGAACGGCTTCAGGTAATGGAACAAAACCAGCAGCAGATGATGGCACTTCTAGCGATTGTTGTCCAGAATCCTAGTTTTCTCAATCAGcttgtgcagcagcagcagcagcagagaagAACCAGCTGGTGGAATCCTGATGGAAGCAAGAAAAGGAGGTTCCATGCTCTTGAGCAGGGCCCTGTAACTGATCAGGAGACATCTGGCCGCGGGGCACAAATAATTGAGTATCTTCCTACTGTCCCAGAAACATCTGGTCAAGTAACTCCAATGGAAGGAGCCATTTGTTCACAACCAGTTCCAAGTCCTGCAGTTGCCACACCCATGGACATGCAAACAACGTCTAACATTGGTGATACTCTTGGTTCATCTGAGGAGCCTTTCACTGACAATTCTACATTACATGAATGGGATGATAGTGAAATGCAACTTCTGTTTGATGATAACCTGGACCCCATACTTCCACCATTTGAGAATGATGGCCAAGTCGAGGCTCCTTTGAGTATTCAAGATTATGATTTTCCGCAGCTAGAGCAGGATTGTCTGATGGAAGCACAATATAACTGCAACAACCCTCAATATG CTGATGTCATAACCGAAGCTTGA
- the LOC121053855 gene encoding mitogen-activated protein kinase kinase 9-like codes for MALVRQRRHLPHLTLPLDHFALRPPPPPQQQQQSAVAPPSTSSDVRLSDFERISVLGHGNGGTVYKARHRRGCPAQPIALKLFASGDLSARREAEILKLAADAPHVVRLHAVVPSAAGGVEEPAALALELMPGGSLTGLLRGLGRPMGERPIAAVARQALLGLEALHALRIVHRDLKPSNLLLGANGEVKIADFGAGKVLRRRLDPCASYVGTAAYMSPERFDPEAYSGDYDPYAADVWSLGVAILELYLGHFPLLPVGQRPDWAALMCAICFGEAPELPAAASEEFRDFVARCLEKKAGRRASVAELLEHPFVAERDAADAQRSLAALVAEAEQGGDL; via the coding sequence ATGGCTCTCGtccgccagcgccgccacctACCTCACCTCACCCTCCCGCTCGACCACTTcgccctccgcccgccgccgccgccgcagcagcagcagcagtccgcagtcgcgccgccgtccacctcGTCTGATGTACGCCTCTCCGACTTCGAGAGGATCTCCGTCCTCGGCCACGGCAACGGAGGGACCGTGTACAaggcgcgccaccgccggggGTGCCCCGCGCAGCCGATCGCGCTCAAGCTCTTCGCCTCCGGGGACCTCTCCGCGAGGCGCGAGGCCGAGATACTCAAGCTCGCGGCCGATGCCCCGCACGTTGTGAGGCTCCACGCGGTGGTCCCGTCGGCCGCCGGTGGGGTGGAGGAGCCTGCCGCGCTGGCGCTCGAACTCATGCCCGGGGGGTCACTCACCGGGCTGCTCCGCGGCCTCGGCCGGCCGATGGGGGAGCgccccatcgccgccgtggcgAGGCAGGCGCTCCTCGGGCTCGAGGCCCTGCACGCGCTCCGCATCGTGCACCGCGACCTCAAGCCGTCGAACCTGCTCCTCGGCGCCAACGGCGAGGTCAAGATCGCCGACTTCGGCGCGGGCAAGgtcctgcggcggcggctcgaccCCTGCGCCTCCTACGTCGGGACGGCGGCCTACATGTCCCCGGAGAGGTTCGACCCGGAGGCGTACTCCGGCGACTACGACCCGTACGCCGCGGATGTGTGGAGCCTCGGGGTAGCGATCCTTGAGCTGTACCTGGGCCATTTCCCTCTTCTCCCCGTGGGGCAGCGCCCCGACTGGGCGGCGCTGATGTGCGCCATATGCTTCGGCGAGGCGCCGGAGCTGCCTGCCGCGGCGTCGGAGGAATTCCGGGACTTCGTGGCCCGGTGCCTCGAGAAGaaggccggccggcgcgcgtCGGTCGCCGAGCTGCTCGAGCACCCGTTCGTGGCCGAGCGGGACGCCGCCGATGCGCAGCgctccctcgccgcgctcgtcgccgaggCCGAGCAGGGCGGCGATCTATAG
- the LOC102708882 gene encoding cyclin-SDS-like isoform X1, producing MPPPTMPASVPTRPRSHPFRRRRGAVAAVPSRLPDQIAAAPAAKRPAESSTSASSCFRSEVISATSTTTTSLAAAQRPEKRPRYQDADEAQPAASECSEIIGGARLCDAEVSVSESSCLASVLESDLACPERLADDAEATEYSSACEDLTLPETEEEDEEVRSGPCICANYSFAPLDESSSSDDDAEPSPTFSLFLAFAEQFVSCPHPKTPAVTDVAVRTGKRFEDLDNEESYERFRRRERRGVVARDYIEVYSSMPGSYGRAVVEQRVVMVNWIIEHSHVMELQPETVFIGIGLMDRFLTRGYVKGSRNLQLLGIACTTLATRIEENQPYNCILQKTFKVGINTYSRNEVVAMEWLVQEVLDFQCFVTTAHHFLWFYLKAANADDRVEDLAKYLAMLSLLDHKHLSFWPSTVAAAVVALACLATDNESSCHLVMETHMRTNNDDLPECLMSLEWLINYASC from the exons ATGCCTCCGCCTACCATGCCCGCATCGGTGCCCACGAGACCGCGCTCCCACCCTttccggcggcggagaggcgcggtggcggcggttcCTTCTCGGCTCCCTGATCAGATCGCGGCGGCGCCTGCAGCCAAGCGGCCCGCTGAGTCGTCCACCTCGGCCTCCTCCTGCTTCCGCAGCGAGGTCAtctccgccacctccaccaccaccacctctctCGCCGCAGCTCAGCGCCCGGAGAAGCGGCCTCGGTATCAGGATGCGGACGAGGCGCAGCCCGCCGCCTCCGAGTGCTCCGAGATCATCGGTGGCGCGAGGCTGTGCGACGCCGAGGTCTCGGTCTCCGAGTCGTCGTGCCTCGCCTCCGTCCTAGAGTCTGACCTCGCCTGCCCCGAGCGGCTCGCCGATGACGCCGAGGCGACCGAATACTCCTCAGCCTGCGAGGACCTCACGCTGCCGGagaccgaggaggaggatgaggaggtgCGCAGTGGTCCCTGCATCTGCGCCAACTACTCCTTTGCCCCCCTTGATGAGTCCTCCTcttccgacgacgacgccgagcCCTCCCCCACCTTCTCCCTCTTCCTTGCCTTCGCGGAGCAGTTCGTCTCCTGCCCGCATCCCAAAACGCCCGCCGTCACGGACGTCGCTGTACGAACG GGGAAGAGATTTGAGGACCTGGACAACGAGGAGAGCTACGAGCGGttccggcggcgcgagcggcgagGGGTGGTAGCCCGCGACTACATTGAGGTGTACTCCTCCATGCCCGGCAGCTACGGTCGTGCCGTCGTGGAGCAGCGCGTTGTCATGGTGAACTGGATCATCGAG CATTCCCATGTGATGGAGCTGCAGCCAGAGACAGTTTTCATAGGGATAGGACTGATGGACCGCTTCTTGACACGTGGATATGTAAAGGGCTCAAGGAATCTGCAGTTGCTGGGAATCGCCTGCACCACCCTTGCTACCCGCATTGAAGAGAATCAACCCTATAATTG TATCCTTCAGAAAACTTTCAAAGTAGGGATCAATACTTACAGCCGAAATGAGGTCGTTGCCATGGAATGGCTGGTTCAGGAGGTCCTTGACTTCCAGTGCTTTGTCACAACAGCTCACCATTTCCTCTG GTTCTATCTGAAGGCTGCAAATGCAGATGACAGAGTCGAGGACCTAGCGAAGTACCTGGCCATGCTCTCACTTCTAGACCACAAACATCTCTCCTTCTGGCCCTCAACTGTGGCAGCCGCAGTGGTAGCCCTTGCTTGCCTTGCCACAGATAATGAGTCATCATGCCATTTGGTTATGGAG ACTCACATGAGGACGAACAATGATGATCTGCCTGAATGCCTAATG AGTCTCGAGTGGTTGATCAATTATGCTTCCTGCTAA
- the LOC102708882 gene encoding cyclin-SDS-like isoform X3 translates to MPPPTMPASVPTRPRSHPFRRRRGAVAAVPSRLPDQIAAAPAAKRPAESSTSASSCFRSEVISATSTTTTSLAAAQRPEKRPRYQDADEAQPAASECSEIIGGARLCDAEVSVSESSCLASVLESDLACPERLADDAEATEYSSACEDLTLPETEEEDEEVRSGPCICANYSFAPLDESSSSDDDAEPSPTFSLFLAFAEQFVSCPHPKTPAVTDVAVRTGKRFEDLDNEESYERFRRRERRGVVARDYIEVYSSMPGSYGRAVVEQRVVMVNWIIEGSRNLQLLGIACTTLATRIEENQPYNCILQKTFKVGINTYSRNEVVAMEWLVQEVLDFQCFVTTAHHFLWFYLKAANADDRVEDLAKYLAMLSLLDHKHLSFWPSTVAAAVVALACLATDNESSCHLVMETHMRTNNDDLPECLMSLEWLINYASC, encoded by the exons ATGCCTCCGCCTACCATGCCCGCATCGGTGCCCACGAGACCGCGCTCCCACCCTttccggcggcggagaggcgcggtggcggcggttcCTTCTCGGCTCCCTGATCAGATCGCGGCGGCGCCTGCAGCCAAGCGGCCCGCTGAGTCGTCCACCTCGGCCTCCTCCTGCTTCCGCAGCGAGGTCAtctccgccacctccaccaccaccacctctctCGCCGCAGCTCAGCGCCCGGAGAAGCGGCCTCGGTATCAGGATGCGGACGAGGCGCAGCCCGCCGCCTCCGAGTGCTCCGAGATCATCGGTGGCGCGAGGCTGTGCGACGCCGAGGTCTCGGTCTCCGAGTCGTCGTGCCTCGCCTCCGTCCTAGAGTCTGACCTCGCCTGCCCCGAGCGGCTCGCCGATGACGCCGAGGCGACCGAATACTCCTCAGCCTGCGAGGACCTCACGCTGCCGGagaccgaggaggaggatgaggaggtgCGCAGTGGTCCCTGCATCTGCGCCAACTACTCCTTTGCCCCCCTTGATGAGTCCTCCTcttccgacgacgacgccgagcCCTCCCCCACCTTCTCCCTCTTCCTTGCCTTCGCGGAGCAGTTCGTCTCCTGCCCGCATCCCAAAACGCCCGCCGTCACGGACGTCGCTGTACGAACG GGGAAGAGATTTGAGGACCTGGACAACGAGGAGAGCTACGAGCGGttccggcggcgcgagcggcgagGGGTGGTAGCCCGCGACTACATTGAGGTGTACTCCTCCATGCCCGGCAGCTACGGTCGTGCCGTCGTGGAGCAGCGCGTTGTCATGGTGAACTGGATCATCGAG GGCTCAAGGAATCTGCAGTTGCTGGGAATCGCCTGCACCACCCTTGCTACCCGCATTGAAGAGAATCAACCCTATAATTG TATCCTTCAGAAAACTTTCAAAGTAGGGATCAATACTTACAGCCGAAATGAGGTCGTTGCCATGGAATGGCTGGTTCAGGAGGTCCTTGACTTCCAGTGCTTTGTCACAACAGCTCACCATTTCCTCTG GTTCTATCTGAAGGCTGCAAATGCAGATGACAGAGTCGAGGACCTAGCGAAGTACCTGGCCATGCTCTCACTTCTAGACCACAAACATCTCTCCTTCTGGCCCTCAACTGTGGCAGCCGCAGTGGTAGCCCTTGCTTGCCTTGCCACAGATAATGAGTCATCATGCCATTTGGTTATGGAG ACTCACATGAGGACGAACAATGATGATCTGCCTGAATGCCTAATG AGTCTCGAGTGGTTGATCAATTATGCTTCCTGCTAA
- the LOC102708882 gene encoding cyclin-SDS-like isoform X2 encodes MPPPTMPASVPTRPRSHPFRRRRGAVAAVPSRLPDQIAAAPAAKRPAESSTSASSCFRSEVISATSTTTTSLAAAQRPEKRPRYQDADEAQPAASECSEIIGGARLCDAEVSVSESSCLASVLESDLACPERLADDAEATEYSSACEDLTLPETEEEDEEVRSGPCICANYSFAPLDESSSSDDDAEPSPTFSLFLAFAEQFVSCPHPKTPAVTDVAVRTGKRFEDLDNEESYERFRRRERRGVVARDYIEVYSSMPGSYGRAVVEQRVVMVNWIIEHSHVMELQPETVFIGIGLMDRFLTRGYVKGSRNLQLLGIACTTLATRIEENQPYNCILQKTFKVGINTYSRNEVVAMEWLVQEVLDFQCFVTTAHHFLWFYLKAANADDRVEDLAKYLAMLSLLDHKHLSFWPSTVAAAVVALACLATDNESSCHLVMETHMRTNNDDLPECLMVCFLLKL; translated from the exons ATGCCTCCGCCTACCATGCCCGCATCGGTGCCCACGAGACCGCGCTCCCACCCTttccggcggcggagaggcgcggtggcggcggttcCTTCTCGGCTCCCTGATCAGATCGCGGCGGCGCCTGCAGCCAAGCGGCCCGCTGAGTCGTCCACCTCGGCCTCCTCCTGCTTCCGCAGCGAGGTCAtctccgccacctccaccaccaccacctctctCGCCGCAGCTCAGCGCCCGGAGAAGCGGCCTCGGTATCAGGATGCGGACGAGGCGCAGCCCGCCGCCTCCGAGTGCTCCGAGATCATCGGTGGCGCGAGGCTGTGCGACGCCGAGGTCTCGGTCTCCGAGTCGTCGTGCCTCGCCTCCGTCCTAGAGTCTGACCTCGCCTGCCCCGAGCGGCTCGCCGATGACGCCGAGGCGACCGAATACTCCTCAGCCTGCGAGGACCTCACGCTGCCGGagaccgaggaggaggatgaggaggtgCGCAGTGGTCCCTGCATCTGCGCCAACTACTCCTTTGCCCCCCTTGATGAGTCCTCCTcttccgacgacgacgccgagcCCTCCCCCACCTTCTCCCTCTTCCTTGCCTTCGCGGAGCAGTTCGTCTCCTGCCCGCATCCCAAAACGCCCGCCGTCACGGACGTCGCTGTACGAACG GGGAAGAGATTTGAGGACCTGGACAACGAGGAGAGCTACGAGCGGttccggcggcgcgagcggcgagGGGTGGTAGCCCGCGACTACATTGAGGTGTACTCCTCCATGCCCGGCAGCTACGGTCGTGCCGTCGTGGAGCAGCGCGTTGTCATGGTGAACTGGATCATCGAG CATTCCCATGTGATGGAGCTGCAGCCAGAGACAGTTTTCATAGGGATAGGACTGATGGACCGCTTCTTGACACGTGGATATGTAAAGGGCTCAAGGAATCTGCAGTTGCTGGGAATCGCCTGCACCACCCTTGCTACCCGCATTGAAGAGAATCAACCCTATAATTG TATCCTTCAGAAAACTTTCAAAGTAGGGATCAATACTTACAGCCGAAATGAGGTCGTTGCCATGGAATGGCTGGTTCAGGAGGTCCTTGACTTCCAGTGCTTTGTCACAACAGCTCACCATTTCCTCTG GTTCTATCTGAAGGCTGCAAATGCAGATGACAGAGTCGAGGACCTAGCGAAGTACCTGGCCATGCTCTCACTTCTAGACCACAAACATCTCTCCTTCTGGCCCTCAACTGTGGCAGCCGCAGTGGTAGCCCTTGCTTGCCTTGCCACAGATAATGAGTCATCATGCCATTTGGTTATGGAG ACTCACATGAGGACGAACAATGATGATCTGCCTGAATGCCTAATGGTTTGTTTTCTCCTCAAATTGTGA